Below is a genomic region from Granulicella sp. L56.
CGGTGTCATCGGTGCAAATCGGTGTTAAGTTTTTTTAGCCAGATCGCCCCGCACCCGAGCCATGGTGTCCAGATAAAACGCCAGATTATGCACTGAGTTCAACGTAGCGCTCAAAGCCTCACCCGACACATACAGATGCCGCAGATAAGCCCGTGAATATCTCCGGCAGACCATGCAACCGCACGATTCATCAATCGGCCGCGCATCCTCCGCATACTCCTTACGTTTGATGTTCATGCGAACCACCGGCCCACCGGGCTCTTCACGCATGAACACCAGCCCATGCCGTCCCGCCCGCGTCGGCAGCACGCAGTCCATCATGTCCACGCCCATCCGCGCATACTCTTCAATCTCGTCGGGATAACCCACACCCATCACATAACGCGGCTTATCCTTGGGCAGCCACTCCAGCGTGCGCGCAATCATCTCCCGCGTCACCTCGCGCGGCTCGCCCACCGCCAGCCCCCCAATCGCATAACCCGGCAGCTCCATCTCCACCAGCCGCTCCGCGCTCTCCTTGCGCAGATCCGCATACATGCCACCCTGCACAATACCAAACAAACTCTGTGTCTTTCCTCCGCGCTCCTCAAACCAGGGCACGCGTTCCTTGTTCGCCTCAAAGTGGTCCTTCGAGCGCTGCGCCCACGCATGCGTCAGCCCCATCGAATCCCGCGTCCGCTCATACGTCGCCGGATGTTCCACGCACTCGTCGAAGACCATCATCACATCCGCGCCCAGCGCAATCTGCACATCCATCGAGTGCTCCGGAGAGAAAAAATGCTTGCTCCCATCCAGATGCGACCGAAACTCCACGCCATCCGGCGTCACCTTGCGCAGACTGCTCAAACTGAAGACCTGAAAGCCGCCCGAATCCGTCAGCATGGGCCGCTCCCAGCTCATAAACTTATGCACGCCGCCCATGTGCGCAATCAACTCATGCCCCGGCCGCAGATAAAGATGATAGGTATTCGCCAGAATAATCTGCGCACCCACGCTATCCGCGCCGATCTCCTCCAGCACACCCTGCTCGACCGCCTTTACGCTCGCCGCCGTTCCCACCGGCATAAATACCGGAGTCTCCACCACTCCATGCGGCAGCACCAGCCGCCCGCTCCGTCCCCCACCAGCATCCGCCCCATCAACCTGAAATTCAAGACCCATCTCTGAATTGTAGAGGCAGCATTCCGCAGCCTGCCTGACGACGACGAAAGCGCGATTGCCCTTCCTCAGCAGGCAATCGCGCCCAATCATCACGCCTGCGGTTCAGCACTCACAATAAACACCAAGCACGTCAGCGCGATCCGCCCAGACGGTTCCCGGATATTCACGAACAAGCGGAGCCCACGCTTCGGCAATTGCCATCAGGCTCTTTCCCGATCTCCGGTACGCGGCAACGCCCCGCCACCAAAGCGCCTCTGGAAGATTCTTGGCGTTCACATACTTCTGAACCGCTGCGTCGAGCGTCTCGAACGCACTCTCCCAATCGCGCTGATGAAGTGCATGGAAGCTCAAGCAGAGTTCCAGTTCCAGCAGCATGTCCTCAGGAGGAAGATACCCCGTCGTACGCCTCAACTCCGTCCCATCCGGTGCGCGGGTTACAAGAAGAGGCGAGAAGGCATACATTGCATTGCCATTCAGTCTCTCGAAATTTTCATCGGGTTGCCAGCCGTTGTACATCACAGGAATAAAGCGATCATTAAGGGCCGCAGCCACTCGAGTATCCAGATACGTTGTGGCTTCCAGCTTCTCGCACCCCTTGCAGTTGATGGCAAAGAAGTCGATAAACAAAGGCTTCCCCGATTCCCTCGATGCGGCGATCGCCTCTGCGGCCTGGGATTGTTCGAACCAGTGGACGAGCGGTTTTGTTTCAGTAAGTGTTGTCATAGCGAAAGCCTAGTCAAAACCAGACATGAATAAAAGAGAATGTTATGCATCATATTCATGCATAATTTGCATATGAATTCACTCAATCTCTCCCGCGAAGATTTTGAATTGGCAGTAGCCATCCATCAGCATGGCACCGTCACCCAGGCGGCGGAGCATCTCCATCTCTCGCAGTCCGCCCTCAGCCACCACCTGCGCGGGCTTGAGGATCGCCTCGGCGAGCCGCTCTTCCAGCGCTTCCCGCGAAAGATGGTGCCCACCCCTATCGGCGAAGAGCTCGTCGCCATCGGCCGGCAGATCGCTCTCAGCTTCCGCGACGCCGAGCACCGCATCCTTGCCATCGCCCACTCTGGCCCGCGAACACTCCGCATGGCCACCGAATGCTACACCAGCTATTACTGGCTGCCGTCGCTCATCGAGGAGCAGAGAAAAGAAGGCAGCCACGCTGAAATCCAGATTGTCATGGAGGCTACTCCTCGCGTGAGAGAGGCACTCAAAGAAGGAGAGATCGACGTAGCCATACTGAACTCCCCCGTCGAAGATGATTCTCTGACGCTCTGGCCACTGTTCCGCGATGAAGTTCTCCTCATCGTTCCGGCGAATCATCCTCTCGCTCATGCAAAGCAGGTGGAACCCGAGCTATTGGCAAGCGAAACTCTTCTCCTGCACACGTCGCCCGGTTCGCGCAACGCAATCATGGATGACTTCTTCACGCCCGCAAAGATCGGGCCCAAATCAATCCAGTACATTCCCTTTACCGACGCCATCCTTCAAATGGTAGGTGCCGGCCTGGGCGTCGCACCCTTCGCACGCTGGCTGATCGAGCCTTACCTTCACACACACAATCTATGTGGCTTGCGACTTGGCCGCAGCGGCATACACCGGGACTGGCGGCTCGCAGCAAGACAGTCCCATCCCCGCGAACAAGAGTTTGGCCGCCTGGCAAAGGCGCTACGCACCAGCCTCCGCCTACAGATGCAGCCGCACCCACCGCGTGGAGCCAACAGTCACCCTGTCAAGCTGAAACGCAAGACCCGCAAATAGATCTTGTCGAGCCTCCTACGGCTGCGCCTCCAACCAGTAGTTCCTTCGCGCCGAAACCATCAGCACGGAATGGTGCGCCAGCCGCACCGCAATCGTATGCAATCCCGGCGCGTGCGAAGTCGGGTAGAAACTCAGGATGTAGCGGTTGCGAATATGATTCGCCAGCACACCAAGATCATCCGCAAATTCATTCCGATTGTCGAAGCTGCTCGTCTCCCTCCCTGCTAACACCGCGGCCAGAACGCCGAATTTGAGAACGGTGAAGTTTATCAGCCGGAGATCTTGGTTTGATCAATGAGCTTCCGGCATCGAAAAAGGCCGCGCCGCCACCGAGGTCGCCCACGTCTTATTCGGCGTGCTGCCCATCACAAACCGCAGCTCGCCTCCACGAACGATCTCCTCCTGCCGCAGAAAACTGCGCGTCAGCGGCTTGCCGTTCAAACTCACGCTCTCCACATAAGGATGGCTCGCACTCAACCCCTCCGCCACCACCTCGAACTTCTTTCCGTTCGGCAGATTGATCGTGGCCCGCTCCACAAACGGCCGCCCGATCACATACTCATTCGACGCCGGAGCCACCGGATAGAACCCCATCCCGGTAAAGAGCAGCCACGCCGACATCTGCCCCAGATCGTCGTTGCCCACCAGCCCATCGGGAGCAGGCCGGTACTGGCTCTCCACAATCTGGCCCAGCCGCTCCTGCGTCCGCCACGGCTCGCCCGCGTAGTCGTAAAGATACGCGAGATGATGGCTCGGCTCATTGCCGTGGACATACTGCCCAATCAACCCCGCCATGTCCTCCACATCCGCATACTGCTTCGGATCGACCTTCGCGTCGAACATCGCGTCGAGCTTCGCCACCAGCTTCTGGTCGCCGCCCAGCAACCGAATCATCCCCGCCTCGTCCTGCGGCTCGTACCACGAGTACTGCCACGCATTGCCCTCGGTAAAGCCGCTGTCCGCGCCCGCTCGCGCCGGGTCGAACGGCTCGCGATAACTTCCATCCGCCAGCCGCGGACGAACAAATCCGACCTTGGGATCGAAGACATTCTTCCAGTTCTCCGCACGCTTCTCGAACCGCTCGGCGACATCGTTCCGCCCCAGCTTCCGCGCCATCCGCGCAATCGTCCAGTCGTCGAACGCATATTCCATCGTCTGCGAAGTTGCCTCTCCATGCGAGCCGGGAGCACCACCATCCACCGGCACATAGCCCAGCTTCATGTACTCGCCCAGATGCCCATACGGTGCATACGTCGCCGTAGCCACCATCGCGTCCAGCGCCTTGTTCGCGTCGAAGCCGCCGATGCCCTTCATATACGCATCCGCAATCTCCGGCACCGCATGATAGCCAATCATGCACCACGTCTCGATCCCCTGAAACTGCCACACCGGCAGCATCCCGAACGGACTCTCCTGCTGCGAAGCCAGCATCGACCGCACCAGATCGCTGGTGCGCGCCTGCGGCTCAATCAGTGTCATCAACGGCTGCTCCGCGCGATAGGTGTCCCACAACGACAGGCTCGAGACAAACTGAAACCCCTGCGCCCGATGCACCTGGTTGTCCGGCCCGCGATAGCTCCCGTCCACATCCATCGACAGGCTCGGAGCCAGCAGAGCATGATAGAGCGCCGTATAAAGATTCTTCCGCATCGCCGGCTCGGCCTCGAAGCTCACCACGCTTAGCGCCTTCTCCCACGCCGCCCGCGCCGTCGCATGAACAGCGTCGAAGTCGAAGCCCGGAACCTCTGCGTCGAGATTCGCAATCGCGCCGTCTTCGCTCACCGGCGAGATCGCAACCTTCACCACCAGCGGCCCGCTCAGCTTGCCAAAGTCGAACGTGGCGATCAGCCCGCGGCCCTCTATCGACTGCGTATTCTCCGGCGTATCCCCTGGTGTCTTGAAGCCCTTGTACTCCACCGGCAGGGGCTCACGGTCCACCAGTGCGTGCCCAGTCACAGGCCGCGAAAACCGCATCGCAAAATAAAGCTGCCGCCCCGGAGCCCACCCCCGCGTCTCGCGCATCCCCGTCACCGTGCCGTCCTTGCGAAGGCGGACCCGCGACCACAGCACCTTGCCGGGATAGTTATAGATCGACGACCGCATATCCAGCAGCAGGTGCGCCTCCCGGTCCGCCGGAAACGTGTAGCGATGCACGCCCACCCGCGCCGTCGCCGTCAACTCTGCACGAACGCCGTAGTCGCTCAGCGTCACCGCATAGTACCCCGGCGCAGCCTTCTCGGTCGTATGGCTAAACCGCGACCGATAGCCCGAGAGCGGTTTGTCTACATCGCCCGGCTCCAGCCGAACCTCTCCCGCAATTGGCTGAATCAGAAAGTCGCCAAGGTCCGAGTGCCCCGCCCCTGAAAAGTGCGTCTCCGAAAAGCCAAGGATGCTCGAGTCCTCGTAGCGATACCCGGCAGCCCACTTATAGCTGTGTTTGAAATTGTTGATCTGCGTATCCGGGCTAAGCTGCACCATGCCAAACGGCACCGTCGCCCCCGGAAAGGTATGTCCATCGGCCCCAGTGCCAATCAACGGATCGACCGAATCATAGCCGCTCGACTGCGCCGCAGCACGTCCCCACGCAGGCAACGCAACTAACGCAATCGTCAAAAAGCCGACACAAACAGAACGCACAGACATCCGGGCAAACGCACCATTAACCATGCCATCGATTGTCGCAGCAGATCGCGGCCCAGTACCTGCACTTCAGCAAAATTGTCTTGGCAGCAATTCAGGCGAAAAAGAAATTTAGGAGCCTGTTCAAATCTCAAAACATCAAGGATTACTTCCCAGAAGCCGACTTGCCGGTACTGATCCCAGTGCAGCATTCGGGAGATTAATGTCCGTCAATGAAGAGAGAAAGATAGCTAAGCAGGAGGAGCGCGATGCTGCCGAGAATGAGGCGCCGGCGCCACTGATTCGCAAAGGTAGAAAACAGGAACGCTAACGCCGAGGCGCATAGTGCTGCTGTGACCGCGAAAAAATTCCACGAGTTCGAGTACCCTCCATGACCGTCCGCAATGAGTGGAAACGGATGCGCCAAAGCCAATACTGCTGCCGGTAAAGCTAGGGCGATTGTCACGAGGGAAAGCCAAGAACACCATACTCTTAGTTTTGAGAGCGGCACCTACACCCTCCACAACTGCCAGTTTATTGATTTCGGCGTTCTTATTCGAATCGGTCCCGATAAACGCCGATCCGTTGAGCGAAGCATAGCTTATCAATTTCACTACTGGATGCGTTATTTGTCACACTTGCCGTTGCAGCTAAGTACAGCGAGGCTTCAGCCTCGCGCCTCAATTAAACCGCCGCGAAGCGGCTTCCACTCTGCCGAAAGCCGGAGTGAAGGCGAAGCAGAAACGACAGATTTAATCGCCTTTGCCTCGCCCAAATCAGCCCCAGCCTCAAAATTCCGGCAAAATTCCTGTCAAGCGCCCACCCTTCCCGACAACTCAAATAACCCAAACAAAAGAAACAACTTAAACCCAAAAAATATAGTCCCAAAACCTGCAAAACAGTTTCCGTCGATTCGCTAAAATAGAAACAGCAAAAGAAAAAGTCCAGCCAAACGCTGGGCCTAACTTGTTTAGAAAGAAGACTTTGCCTATAAGACACAAAGAATGAAGACTTTGCAGAATTTACCTAATAGAATCAAGACTTTGCGACCAAAGTACCCCAGGGGGTGTACCCCTAAAGTCCGGTCCGCACGGCATGTTCCGCAATCGCCCGATTGATCTCCAGCGCCAACGCCAGCGCAGCGCGCCCATCCTCGCCCGAGACCACCGGAACCGAACGCTCCCGCACCGCCGCCAGAAACGACTCAATCTCCAACCGCAGCGGCTCGCCCTGCTCCACCGCGACCTTGCTCAGCGAGAGGCCCGCCGAAGGATGCTGCCCCGCAGCCTGCGCCAAAGCCGCAAGCTGAGCCGGGTCCATGCCAGCCGCAGCGGCGACATCGATCAGCAACAAATCCTGCCGCGCAAAGTCGAGCGAGAGATACTGATGCGGCTGAAAGAAGCGCAGCTTCCGCACCCGCTCCGTGCTCACGCGGCTGGCGGTAAAGTTAGCGACACAGCCGTTCTCGAACTCCAGTCGAACATTGGCGATATCCACCTTGTTCGATAACACCGGCAAACCCACCGCACGCACCTCGCGCACCGGCGAAGCCACCAGGCTCAGCACGATATCCAGATCGTGGATCATCAGGTCGAGCACAACATCCACATCGAGCGACCGCGGCGTAAAGATGCTCAGGCGGTGCGCCTCAAAGAACATAGGCCGGTGCAGATGCCGTCGCGCCGCGGTCACCGCAGGATTGAACCGCTCCAGATGCCCAGCCTGCACGATGCGGCCATGCATCCGCGCCAACTCCAGAATTCTGTCAGCATCGGCGAGGTTCGCGGCCAGCGGCTTTTCCACCAGCAGATCGACGCCCGCAGCCAGCAAAGGCTCCGCCGCCGTGGCATGATGCACCGTAGGCACGCAGACCGAAGCAGCATCGAGCCTGCACCCCGAACTCAGGCAGGCAGCAACGCTGTCAAACGCAGGCACGCCAAATTTAGTCGCAGCCTCAGCCGCAACCGCAGCATTCTGATCGACAACGGCAACAAGCTGAACCTCGTGGCCTGCATCCTGAAGCTCGCGGTAGACGCGGAGATGGTTGCGCCCGAAGGCTCCCGCCCCGACGACAGCGACACGCAGTGGACTCGTACCCGCCACTTATTTGATAGGCGCTTCGACAGCCTGGCGGCAACGCGCATACAGTTCGAGCAGGTGAGTCACCTGGTCATCTGGCTTCGCCGTAGCCGCCACGCCAAAGCCGGTGGCCCCAGCCCCTTTGCTGCCGACATTGGCCTGTGCAGCGACAAACTTCAGCAGATCGAGCGCGATATCTTCCGTGCGCCGCGCCGTTGTGGTGGATTCCATGAACTCGTCCCTCATTTCTCTTTAGCCGATCTTAATTGCCCATGAGACAAGGCGCAAATGAAGCTGATACTTTTGCGCCACAAAAAACCGTACGTCATCTCGACCGGAGCGCAGCGGAGTGGAGAGACCCCTGTATTTCGCCTTTGTCTCTCTTTACCAACCGCGACGCCGCCCTCATACCGCACACAATCTCATACGCAATCGTATGCGCCAGCCGAGCATGATCGTCCGCCGTCATGCCATCTCCCAGCAGCACCACCTCATCGCCTACGCTCACGCCGGAGATCTCCGTCACATCGACCATCGTAAGATTCATCGAGACCCGACCAACGATCATCGCCCGCTGCCCGCCAATCATCACCCAGCCGCCCGTCGCAGCATCCGATCCCGAGAGTTCGCGCCGCAATCCATCTGCATATCCAACCGGCAACAGCGCCAGCCGCATCGGCCTCTGCGCTGTAAAGACCGCGTTATAGCCCACCGTGTCGCCAGCCTCGACCTCGCGCACGCCGATCACGCGCGTCTTCCACGCCATTACCGGCCGAAGCTCAGGCTCGACCATCGCCTCACCGCCTTCAACCGGCAGGCAATATCCATAAAGCGCAATGCCGGTTCGAACCATCGCCCCCCCACCAGCACTTGAAGCAACTTCACGCAGCCACACCAGCGAGCCGCGATCATTCTCGCTCACCGCGCTGTTATCGACCGTTGAAGAGTTACCCGCATGAACCCAAACCGGACGCAGCCCAGACGCAGCAACCTCTGCCATCGCCTGCTCAAACCGTTCCCGCTGCTTGAGCGTCAGCGGCGAGTCCGCAACCTCCGCCGAGGCGAAGTGCGTCATCACGCCATCCAGCCTCAGGCTCGGCTGCGCAGCCAGCCAAGTCAGCAACTCGAGCAGCTCGTCACCCGGCGCAACACCCTGCCGCGCCATTCCTGTATCAATCTCCAGATGCAACGCCAGCGGCTCCGCACCCTGCCGCGCAACCGCCTCAGCGAGCCACTCCATCTGCTGCCACGTCCACACCACCGGAGTCAGCCCGTGGTGCACAACAGCCTCGGCATCCTCTTCGAGCAGCCCCGACATCACCAGAATCTTCGGCTGCTGCTCTGCCGCAACTCCAGCCAGCGATGCACGAACGGCCACGCCCTCTTCGGCATCCGTAACTCCAAGCCACTCCACTCCGGCATTGGCCAACACCGGAGCGCACACCTTCGCCCCATGGCCATAAGCATCGGCCTTGATGACCGCCATCACCGCCACGTCGTCGCCAGCAACCCTGGCAAGCGCGGCGTAATTTGCAAGCAACCGCTCTTCGGAGATCTCCACCCAACTCTTCACAACTCTTATCCTAACCGCCGCTCGCAGCGCCTAATTATCCTAATTGGCGCCCGTCACCAACCCTTGACGACCCGGCAGCCGCTCATCCTTCGGCGTCGCTGCGCGGATAAAATCATCAAGCGTCTGCCCTTTGCGCAGGACGAAGGTGCGCTCCAGCACCAGCACGTCCTCCATGCGGTCGATGCGAAAGGCACGGAAGTCGTTGCGCAGCTCGCACCACGAGGCCAGCGTCCACACACCGCTCCAGAACGCAAGCGCCAGCGGACGCACCGCGCGGTTGCTGCGCTCGCCGTCTTCGCGCGCATAGCCAAACTCGATGGCGCGTTTTGCAATGCAGGCCGCATGCAAGGTGTCGATCCGTTCGCGCAGATGCTGCGCCATATGAAATCCACCCGGTGCAAACAACAAAATGGAGTCGAGATCATTTCGCAACTCTGCTGGCAGCACAGCCTCAATCCGTTGCAGCGCTTGATTAGCCGCAACAACATTCTCCGCCCCACCCCACGCCTTCACCAGCCGCATGCCCAGCACCAGCGCCGTCAGCTCGCTGCGCGTAAACATCAGCGGAGGCAGGTCATGGTCACGCCGCAGCGTATAGCCAACCCCGGCTTCACCCTCAATCGGCATCCCCGAAAGCTGAAGGTCCTGAATATCGCGATAGATGGTGCGCTGCGAGACCTGCAGCTTCTCGGCCAGCTTCTGCGCCGTAAGCAAACGGCCGAGGCGCAGAAACTGCACGATGCGGAAGAGTCTGTCAGCACGTCGCATAAGTGTGATCCTAGTGCGAGTGCAGACCGACGTGATTGCCTTCGGTATCGCGAAGGCAGGCAAAGTGGCCGTATCCGCCGGGAACCTCGGTCTTGGGCATCAGCACAAGACCACCCGCGCTGGGTACGCGTGCGAGCACGGCATCCAGATCGCCGTCGCAGTTCAGGTAGACCATCGGCCCGGTCGCGCCCGGTTTGTGGAACACCCGCTTCACCAGCGTTCCGCCGGTTCCTGATTGATCGACGGGGAAGAGAGACATGGGAACACCCATGTTTTCGCGCCGCATCTTCTCTCCCAGCAAAGTCTCGTAAAAGGTCGTGGCACGGTCCAGATCTGCGCAAGGGATCTCGAACCAGTTGATTGCATTCTGGCGAACTGTCGTCGTGTTGCTCATGTCGCTCTCCTCATAATTGGCTGACTTGAGACCAAGCATAGCGAGGGGCTGCTGACAGCATTATGTCAGTAGGTTTTAAAATTCGTAGGGCGAAGATAACTCGAAACAATTCCGCCTTTTGCGCCGCTATCGCATCAACAAACTGCGCGAGCTGCTGCTCGTCATTCCACTCACCACTCAGACCAAACACAAAGCACGTCATCTCGACCGAAGGCGGCGCTTTTGCCGCCGTAGCGGAGAGACCCCTGTATTTCGCCGTTGCTCTTCCCCTAAGCCCTTTAGCAGCAATCAGTAGCCTCCGCCGCCGCCATCCCCTTGCAGATTCTCAAACCGCGTATAGTCCGCCAGATAAGCCAGATGGACGCTGCCGGTCGGGCCGTTTCTCTGCTTGGCGATGATGATCTCCGCCTTGCCCTTCGACTCGGGGTCTTCCTCGCCGTTCTCGTCCTTGTTGTAGTAGCTGTCACGATGAATAAACGCCACCACGTCAGCATCCTGCTCAATCGAGCCCGACTCGCGCAAGTCACTCAGCATCGGCTTCTTGTCGCCGCCGCGCTGCTCGCTCGAACGCGAGAGCTGCGACAGCGCGATCACCGGAACCTTCATCTCCTTGGCCAGCGCCTTCAGCCCGCGCGACACAGACGAGACCTCCTGCGTGCGGTTCTCGAACTTCTTCTGGCTGCCGCCCGCCGAACCCGTCATCAACTGCAAATAGTCGATCACGATCAGGTCGAGCCGCCCCTCCTGCTGGTGTAGCCGCCGCGCCTTGGCGCGCATCTCGGCCAGCGTAATGCCCGGCGTGTCGTCGATAAAGAGCTTCGACTCCATCAGCCGCTCCAGCGCGGCCAACAACTTGCTCTTGTCTTCCTTGGGCAGAAATCCCGTCTGAATCTTGCGCGAATTTACCAGCGCCTCCGACGCCAGCAGACGGCGCAGCAGACTCTCTTTCGACATTTCCAGCGAGAAGACCGCAACCACCTTGCCATCGCGCACGGCTGCATTCTGCGCAATGTTGATTGCCCACGCGGTCTTGCCCATCGAAGGACGCGCCGCAATGATGATCAGTTCCGAGTCCTGCAAACCGCTGGTCATGCGGTCAAATTCGATATAGTGCGTCGCCAGGCCGGTGATCTCGCGGCCCTGCTCATACAGCTTGTCGATCGAACCGAACGACGACTTCACAATCTCGCCGATGTCCGAAAATCCACCGGTCACCGCATGTTCCGAGATCTCCATCAGCCTGCCGCTGACGTTGTTCAGTACATCCAGCGCCTCCTGGCTCTGGTCCGCCGCGTCGATCATGCCCAGATCGCACACCGCCATCAACTGGCGCATGAGGCTCTTGTCGCGCACGATGCGGACATAGCTCTCGATGCTCAGCTTCCTCGGCAGGCCTTCGCTCAAAGACGCGAGATAGGGCAGGCCGCCAATCGAATCCAGCTCCTTGCGCTTACGCAGCTCCTCACCCACAGTGACGATATCGACCGCGTGGCCGACCTCGGACAGGTGCAGCATGGCCGTATAGAT
It encodes:
- a CDS encoding Gfo/Idh/MocA family protein, which gives rise to MAGTSPLRVAVVGAGAFGRNHLRVYRELQDAGHEVQLVAVVDQNAAVAAEAATKFGVPAFDSVAACLSSGCRLDAASVCVPTVHHATAAEPLLAAGVDLLVEKPLAANLADADRILELARMHGRIVQAGHLERFNPAVTAARRHLHRPMFFEAHRLSIFTPRSLDVDVVLDLMIHDLDIVLSLVASPVREVRAVGLPVLSNKVDIANVRLEFENGCVANFTASRVSTERVRKLRFFQPHQYLSLDFARQDLLLIDVAAAAGMDPAQLAALAQAAGQHPSAGLSLSKVAVEQGEPLRLEIESFLAAVRERSVPVVSGEDGRAALALALEINRAIAEHAVRTGL
- the tgt gene encoding tRNA guanosine(34) transglycosylase Tgt, whose product is MGLEFQVDGADAGGGRSGRLVLPHGVVETPVFMPVGTAASVKAVEQGVLEEIGADSVGAQIILANTYHLYLRPGHELIAHMGGVHKFMSWERPMLTDSGGFQVFSLSSLRKVTPDGVEFRSHLDGSKHFFSPEHSMDVQIALGADVMMVFDECVEHPATYERTRDSMGLTHAWAQRSKDHFEANKERVPWFEERGGKTQSLFGIVQGGMYADLRKESAERLVEMELPGYAIGGLAVGEPREVTREMIARTLEWLPKDKPRYVMGVGYPDEIEEYARMGVDMMDCVLPTRAGRHGLVFMREEPGGPVVRMNIKRKEYAEDARPIDESCGCMVCRRYSRAYLRHLYVSGEALSATLNSVHNLAFYLDTMARVRGDLAKKT
- a CDS encoding thioredoxin family protein, coding for MTTLTETKPLVHWFEQSQAAEAIAASRESGKPLFIDFFAINCKGCEKLEATTYLDTRVAAALNDRFIPVMYNGWQPDENFERLNGNAMYAFSPLLVTRAPDGTELRRTTGYLPPEDMLLELELCLSFHALHQRDWESAFETLDAAVQKYVNAKNLPEALWWRGVAAYRRSGKSLMAIAEAWAPLVREYPGTVWADRADVLGVYCEC
- the dnaB gene encoding replicative DNA helicase; this translates as MATYPHIVGEQERPASLHAEMTILGAMLVEPMAITDATMLLKADDFALDSHRRIYTAMLHLSEVGHAVDIVTVGEELRKRKELDSIGGLPYLASLSEGLPRKLSIESYVRIVRDKSLMRQLMAVCDLGMIDAADQSQEALDVLNNVSGRLMEISEHAVTGGFSDIGEIVKSSFGSIDKLYEQGREITGLATHYIEFDRMTSGLQDSELIIIAARPSMGKTAWAINIAQNAAVRDGKVVAVFSLEMSKESLLRRLLASEALVNSRKIQTGFLPKEDKSKLLAALERLMESKLFIDDTPGITLAEMRAKARRLHQQEGRLDLIVIDYLQLMTGSAGGSQKKFENRTQEVSSVSRGLKALAKEMKVPVIALSQLSRSSEQRGGDKKPMLSDLRESGSIEQDADVVAFIHRDSYYNKDENGEEDPESKGKAEIIIAKQRNGPTGSVHLAYLADYTRFENLQGDGGGGGY
- a CDS encoding VOC family protein, with protein sequence MSNTTTVRQNAINWFEIPCADLDRATTFYETLLGEKMRRENMGVPMSLFPVDQSGTGGTLVKRVFHKPGATGPMVYLNCDGDLDAVLARVPSAGGLVLMPKTEVPGGYGHFACLRDTEGNHVGLHSH
- a CDS encoding YafY family protein, whose protein sequence is MRRADRLFRIVQFLRLGRLLTAQKLAEKLQVSQRTIYRDIQDLQLSGMPIEGEAGVGYTLRRDHDLPPLMFTRSELTALVLGMRLVKAWGGAENVVAANQALQRIEAVLPAELRNDLDSILLFAPGGFHMAQHLRERIDTLHAACIAKRAIEFGYAREDGERSNRAVRPLALAFWSGVWTLASWCELRNDFRAFRIDRMEDVLVLERTFVLRKGQTLDDFIRAATPKDERLPGRQGLVTGAN
- the alr gene encoding alanine racemase; translated protein: MKSWVEISEERLLANYAALARVAGDDVAVMAVIKADAYGHGAKVCAPVLANAGVEWLGVTDAEEGVAVRASLAGVAAEQQPKILVMSGLLEEDAEAVVHHGLTPVVWTWQQMEWLAEAVARQGAEPLALHLEIDTGMARQGVAPGDELLELLTWLAAQPSLRLDGVMTHFASAEVADSPLTLKQRERFEQAMAEVAASGLRPVWVHAGNSSTVDNSAVSENDRGSLVWLREVASSAGGGAMVRTGIALYGYCLPVEGGEAMVEPELRPVMAWKTRVIGVREVEAGDTVGYNAVFTAQRPMRLALLPVGYADGLRRELSGSDAATGGWVMIGGQRAMIVGRVSMNLTMVDVTEISGVSVGDEVVLLGDGMTADDHARLAHTIAYEIVCGMRAASRLVKRDKGEIQGSLHSAALRSR
- a CDS encoding LysR family transcriptional regulator; this translates as MNSLNLSREDFELAVAIHQHGTVTQAAEHLHLSQSALSHHLRGLEDRLGEPLFQRFPRKMVPTPIGEELVAIGRQIALSFRDAEHRILAIAHSGPRTLRMATECYTSYYWLPSLIEEQRKEGSHAEIQIVMEATPRVREALKEGEIDVAILNSPVEDDSLTLWPLFRDEVLLIVPANHPLAHAKQVEPELLASETLLLHTSPGSRNAIMDDFFTPAKIGPKSIQYIPFTDAILQMVGAGLGVAPFARWLIEPYLHTHNLCGLRLGRSGIHRDWRLAARQSHPREQEFGRLAKALRTSLRLQMQPHPPRGANSHPVKLKRKTRK
- a CDS encoding GH92 family glycosyl hydrolase translates to MRSVCVGFLTIALVALPAWGRAAAQSSGYDSVDPLIGTGADGHTFPGATVPFGMVQLSPDTQINNFKHSYKWAAGYRYEDSSILGFSETHFSGAGHSDLGDFLIQPIAGEVRLEPGDVDKPLSGYRSRFSHTTEKAAPGYYAVTLSDYGVRAELTATARVGVHRYTFPADREAHLLLDMRSSIYNYPGKVLWSRVRLRKDGTVTGMRETRGWAPGRQLYFAMRFSRPVTGHALVDREPLPVEYKGFKTPGDTPENTQSIEGRGLIATFDFGKLSGPLVVKVAISPVSEDGAIANLDAEVPGFDFDAVHATARAAWEKALSVVSFEAEPAMRKNLYTALYHALLAPSLSMDVDGSYRGPDNQVHRAQGFQFVSSLSLWDTYRAEQPLMTLIEPQARTSDLVRSMLASQQESPFGMLPVWQFQGIETWCMIGYHAVPEIADAYMKGIGGFDANKALDAMVATATYAPYGHLGEYMKLGYVPVDGGAPGSHGEATSQTMEYAFDDWTIARMARKLGRNDVAERFEKRAENWKNVFDPKVGFVRPRLADGSYREPFDPARAGADSGFTEGNAWQYSWYEPQDEAGMIRLLGGDQKLVAKLDAMFDAKVDPKQYADVEDMAGLIGQYVHGNEPSHHLAYLYDYAGEPWRTQERLGQIVESQYRPAPDGLVGNDDLGQMSAWLLFTGMGFYPVAPASNEYVIGRPFVERATINLPNGKKFEVVAEGLSASHPYVESVSLNGKPLTRSFLRQEEIVRGGELRFVMGSTPNKTWATSVAARPFSMPEAH